A genome region from Macaca nemestrina isolate mMacNem1 chromosome 20, mMacNem.hap1, whole genome shotgun sequence includes the following:
- the LOC105488129 gene encoding zinc finger protein 583 isoform X3 yields the protein MLENYRSLVSLAGVSVSKPDVISLLEQGKEPWMVKKEGTRGTCPDWEYVFKNSEFSSKQETYEESSTVVTVGTRHLSYSLDYPNLREDCQGKDWYKNQLGSQEVHLRQLIITHKEILPEVQNKEYNKSWQTFHQDTIFDIQQSFPTKEKEHKHEPQKKSYRKKSVEMKHRKVYVEKKLLKCNDCEKVFNQSSSLTLHQRIHTGEKPYACVECGKTFSQSANLAQHKRIHTGEKPYECKECRKAFSQNAHLAQHQRVHTGEKPYQCKECKKAFSQIAHLTQHQRVHTGERPFECIECGKAFSNGSFLAQHQRIHTGEKPYVCNVCGKAFSHRGYLIVHQRIHTGERPYECKECRKAFSQYAHLAQHQRVHTGEKPYECKVCRKAFSQIAYLDQHQRVHTGEKPYECIECGKAFSNSSSLAQHQRSHTGEKPYMCKECRKTFSQNAGLAQHQRIHTGEKPYECNVCGKAFSYSGSLTLHQRIHTGERPYECKDCRKSFRQRAHLAHHERIHTMESFLTLSSPSPSTSNQLSRPVGFIS from the coding sequence ATTGGGAGTATGTATTTAAAAACAGTGAATTTTCATCAAAGCAAGAGACATATGAAGAATCATCCACAGTTGTGACAGTGGGAACAAGACATCTTAGTTATAGCCTTGACTACCCCAATTTGAGAGAAGACTGTCAAGGTAAGGACTGGTATAAGAACCAGCTGGGAAGTCAAGAGGTACATCTTAGGCAATTAATCATCACTCATAAGGAAATCCTTCCAGAAgttcaaaataaagaatataacaAATCTTGGCAAACATTCCACCAGGATACAATCTTTGATATACAACAGAGTTTTCCcaccaaagaaaaagaacataagcATGAACCACAAAAGAAAAGTTACCGGAAAAAATCTGTTGAAATGAAACATAGGAAAGTCTATGTAGAAAAGAAACTTTTGAAATGTAATGACTGTGAGAAAGTCTTCAACCAGAGCTCATCCCTTACTCttcatcagagaattcatactggagagaaaccctatgcaTGTGTTGAATGTGGGAAAACGTTCAGCCAGAGTGCAAACTTGGCACAACATAAGAGAATACATACTggggagaaaccctatgaatgtaaagaaTGTAGGAAAGCCTTCAGCCAGAATGCACACCTGGCCCAACATCAGagagttcatactggagagaaaccctatcaGTGTAAAGAATGTAAAAAAGCCTTCAGCCAGATTGCACACCTGACTCAGCATCAGagagttcatactggagagagacctTTCGAATGTATTGAATGTGGAAAGGCCTTTAGTAATGGTTCATTTCTTGCTcagcatcagagaattcatacaggagagaaaccttatgtgtgtaatgtgtgtgggaaagcctttagcCATCGTGGATACCTAATTgtacatcagagaattcatactggagagagaccctacGAATGTAAGGAATGTAGGAAAGCCTTCAGCCAGTATGCACACCTTGCTCAACATCAGAgagttcatactggagaaaaaccttaTGAATGTAAAGTATGTAGGAAAGCCTTCAGCCAAATTGCATACCTTGATCAACATCAGAGggttcatactggagagaaaccctatgaatgtattgaatgtgggaaggcctttagCAATAGTTCATCACTTGCACAACATCAGAGAagtcatactggagaaaaaccctatatGTGTAAAGAATGTAGGAAAACATTTAGCCAGAATGCAGGCCTTGCtcaacatcagagaattcatactggagagaaaccttatgaatgtaaTGTTTGTGGGAAAGCCTTTAGCTATAGTGGATCTCTTACTctacatcagagaattcatactggagagagaccctatgaatgtaaagaTTGCAGGAAATCTTTCAGGCAGCGTGCACATCTTGCTCATCATGAAAGAATTCATACTATGGAGTCATTCTTGactctttcctctccctcaccCTCCACATCAAATCAGTTGTCAAGACCTGTAGGTTTCATCTCCTGA